The Persephonella sp. sequence TACGTATTCTTCCCCTTTTGTTTTCTTAAGATACTCAACAATGGCTGTAAATACCTCAAGGGGGTTGAACGGCTTCTCAAGAATGGCTGTAACACCCATATAATGGTAAAAATCCTTTTCATCTTTTGTTAGTGATGAAGTCAGAATAATAAATGGTATCTCCCTTACCCCTTTTTCATTTTTCATATACTGGATTATTTCCCATGTTGGCTTTCCGTTTACCTTTTGTTCAGCAACTATTCCGTCTATATCAGGGTTTTCTTTTAGAAACCTTTTTGCCTCTTCCATATCAGTAATCTGTATAATCTCTGAACCGCTAAGCTGGGCAACCTCACTGAGAACCTGATATGTCGCCCTGTCTTCATCAAGAAGTAGTATCCTCATCTTGTCCCTTTACACAAATTTTATTTCAGGAAGTCTGTCTATAAATCCTTTCTCATAAGCTTCTTTTAGGAATAGCTCAATAGCCTTTTTCCCCCTTTCTCCGTAATCAACAGTAAGCTCATTTACATACATCCCTATAAATCTGTCAGCTTTCTCTTTTGTCATATCTCTTGCAAATTTTAGGGCGTAATCCACAGCCTCTTCTCTATGCTCAAGGGAATACTTTATGCTTTCTCTAAGAATATCTGAAATCTCCTTCATCACTTCTTCGCCTAAATCCTTTCTTATCACATTACCTCCAAGTGGAAGAGGAAGACCTCCTGTTTTCTCATACCACCATTTTCCAAGATCAACGATACATACAAGCCCTTCATCTTTATAGGTGAGCTGTCCTTCGTGTATTATAAGCCCTGCATCCACTTTTCCCTGTTTTACAGCCTGTATGATCTGATCAAAAGGGATGACCTCATAGTTAAAATCTTTTGTTCCAAGGTAAAGTTCAAGTGCGAGAAATGCTGAGGTA is a genomic window containing:
- a CDS encoding MqnA/MqnD/SBP family protein; protein product: MELKEEKKVIRVAHSPDSDDAFMFYAINHKKIDTKGYEFVDVLSDIETLNRKALEGEYEVSAISIHAFPYVADKYALLSSGASMGDNYGPMIVARESFDPEQLKNKKIAVPGTLTSAFLALELYLGTKDFNYEVIPFDQIIQAVKQGKVDAGLIIHEGQLTYKDEGLVCIVDLGKWWYEKTGGLPLPLGGNVIRKDLGEEVMKEISDILRESIKYSLEHREEAVDYALKFARDMTKEKADRFIGMYVNELTVDYGERGKKAIELFLKEAYEKGFIDRLPEIKFV
- a CDS encoding response regulator, whose amino-acid sequence is MRILLLDEDRATYQVLSEVAQLSGSEIIQITDMEEAKRFLKENPDIDGIVAEQKVNGKPTWEIIQYMKNEKGVREIPFIILTSSLTKDEKDFYHYMGVTAILEKPFNPLEVFTAIVEYLKKTKGEEYVKSRLEEEEVDKNALKAIIQKLINFFKSLFTRK